In Gossypium arboreum isolate Shixiya-1 chromosome 5, ASM2569848v2, whole genome shotgun sequence, a single genomic region encodes these proteins:
- the LOC108484634 gene encoding octanoyltransferase LIP2p, chloroplastic-like, which yields MIVATNLCFRTIPTTCTTVKQQKDPPHQLNLVIPTKTKACECFDLHKELIPYEKAWSWQKQIVKQKKSLLQEHEDCPDTLIVLQHNPVYTMGTGSSENYLNFDVKEAPFDVYRTERGGEVTYHGPGQLVMYPIINLRNHKMDLHWYLRTLEEVVIRVLSSTFSIKASRIEGLTGVWVGNQKLAAIGIRVSKWITYHGLALNVTTDLTPFSWIVPCGLRHRQVGSIKGLLQEFQSSRQYAEAIKPFPDDYQLIDISYRSLIKEFSEVFNLEIHQKAITVPEFWREDH from the exons ATGATTGTCGCAACGAATCTGTGTTTCAGAACTATCCCAACAACATGCACAACCGTAAAGCAACAAAAGGATCCTCCTCACCAACTCAACCTAGTAATTCCAACAAAAACAAAGGC GTGCGAGTGTTTTGATTTGCACAAGgagcttattccatatgaaaaggCATGGTCTTGGCAGAAACAGATCGTTAAACAGAAGAAATCATTGCTACAAGAACATGAGGATTGCCCAGATACATTAATTGTTCTTCAGCATAACCCTGTTTATACAATGGGCACTGGCAGCTCGGAAAACTATTTGAATTTTGACGTAAAGGAAGCTCCTTTTGATGTTTATCGAACTGAACGCGGCGGGGAAGTTACATACCATGGGCCTGGACAG CTGGTTATGTATCCTATTATTAATCTTCGGAATCACAAGATGGATCTTCATTGGTATCTTAGGACACTTGAGGAGGTGGTGATTCGTGTTCTTTCATCTACATTTTCTATCAAAGCTTCTAGGATTGAAGGGTTAACGGGTGTTTGGGTTG GAAATCAGAAATTGGCTGCAATTGGTATAAGGGTATCCAAGTGGATAACCTACCATGGGTTGGCACTTAATGTCACCACAGACCTAACTCCCTTCAGCTGGATAGTTCCCTGTGGGTTACGTCATCGTCAAGTCGGAAGCATAAAGGGGTTGCTTCAAGAATTTCAGTCATCTAGACAATATGCTGAGGCAATTAAACCGTTTCCTGATGATTACCAGTTGATTGATATCTCCTACAGGTCCTTGATTAAGGAGTTTTCTGAAGTTTTCAATCTTGAAATCCATCAAAAGGCCATCACTGTGCCTGAATTTTGGAGAGAGGACCATTAA
- the LOC108485859 gene encoding wall-associated receptor kinase-like 14 has product MILKDPVFFFMAIFLLSSITAQSSKCNRSCGDKFVPFPFGFSAGCQIPLNCSPNNQQLIADFRVLTINADRIKISIEATCNRPLQVFHRLYGLNYAPTSQNAILLQNCSLPKPCMIPTTTVYTHFEEIACSPNTNNISCYSENIINGFVDYHNVTRTNCKSFLSSISAESFNESGVLEVQVVELGWWLQGRCSDICSENATCDEVIPPFNGQPGVRCSCKHGFIGDGYRAAAGCRKASSKCNLARFISGKCRGTTRVALMVGGIATGAFLMICAVLICCCMKRQSNSKDRHSTKRLLSEASHISIPIYTYKEIEKATNGFSEKQRLGTGAFGTVYAGKLHNNSWVAIKRIKHGDTDCIEQVVNEIKLISSVSHQNLVRLLGCSVENGEQILVYEFMPNGTLCQHLQRERGDGLAWPVRLTIAAETSQAIAHLHSAIDPPIYHRDIKSSNILLDYNFRSKVADFGLSRLGITEISHISTAPQGTPGYLDPQYHQNFHLSDKSDVYSFGVVLIEIITAQKVVDFSRPYNEVNLASVATDRISKGRLDEIIDPFLEPNSDSWTLSTIHKVAELAFRCLSFQREMRPTMMEVAVELEQIRLSRWVPAEEITCAASSEVSPCSSSSNISEQPLSMSVNNKDGLENKGLFMFQMTNVGCVNLTGKSKDNSPVLIQDLWLSEQSSPSSSSLLNNATH; this is encoded by the exons ATGATTCTCAAAGATCCCGTCTTTTTCTTCATGGCAATCTTTCTACTTTCATCAATCACAGCTCAATCATCCAAGTGTAATCGATCATGCGGTGACAAGTTTGTTCCTTTCCCATTTGGATTCTCTGCCGGCTGTCAAATCCCTCTAAACTGCAGCCCCAATAACCAACAGCTTATTGCTGATTTTCGGGTCCTAACGATAAACGCTGATCGTATAAAGATCAGTATTGAAGCCACTTGCAACCGTCCACTCCAAGTCTTTCACCGTCTATATGGCCTCAACTACGCCCCAACATCCCAGAACGCAATTCTATTGCAGAACTGCAGCTTGCCGAAGCCATGCATGATTCCAACTACCACGGTTTACACTCATTTTGAGGAGATTGCTTGTTCTCCTAATACAAACAATATAAGTTGTTATTCGGAGAACATAATTAATGGCTTCGTTGATTACCACAACGTAACTCGCACCAATTGCAAGTCCTTTTTATCGTCCATATCGGCTGAATCTTTCAATGAATCAGGCGTACTGGAGGTCCAGGTGGTTGAGCTAGGGTGGTGGCTCCAAGGACGGTGCTCAGATATTTGTTCTGAAAATGCAACTTGTGATGAAGTCATTCCGCCGTTCAACGGACAGCCAGGAGTCCGTTGCAGCTGCAAACATGGGTTCATTGGTGATGGATATCGTGCTGCCGCTGGTTGCCGGAAAG CATCTTCAAAGTGCAACCTTGCAAGATTCATTTCTGGAAAATGTAGAGGAACGACTAGAGTCGCTCTTATGGTTGGAG GCATTGCAACAGGAGCTTTTTTGATGATCTGTGCAGTTCTGATATGCTGTTGTATGAAGAGGCAATCCAATTCAAAAGACAGACACAGCACGAAACGCCTCTTATCGGAAGCTTCACATATCAGCATCCCCATTTATACATACAAAGAAATAGAGAAAGCTACAAATGGTTTCTCAGAGAAACAACGCCTTGGAACTGGGGCCTTTGGAACAGTGTATGCAGGGAAACTCCACAACAATTCATGGGTTGCTATTAAGAGGATCAAGCATGGAGACACTGATTGCATTGAACAAGTCGTGAATGAGATCAAGCTAATTTCATCTGTCAGCCACCAAAACTTAGTTCGCCTCTTGGGTTGCTCCGTAGAAAATGGTGAACAAATACTTGTGTATGAGTTTATGCCCAATGGTACGTTATGCCAGCATTTACAAAGAGAGAGGGGTGATGGACTTGCCTGGCCAGTTCGCCTTACCATTGCTGCTGAAACTTCACAAGCCATTGCTCATCTGCATTCTGCTATAGACCCCCCAATATACCACAGGGACATCAAATCAAGCAACATTCTTCTAGATTACAATTTCAGGTCCAAAGTAGCAGATTTTGGTCTTTCTAGACTTGGAATTACTGAAATATCACACATCTCAACAGCTCCTCAAGGAACCCCGGGATACCTTGATCCTCAGTACCATCAAAATTTCCATCTTTCGGACAAAAGCGATGTTTATAGTTTTGGGGTCGTTCTCATTGAGATCATAACAGCACAAAAGGTAGTGGACTTTTCTAGGCCTTATAATGAAGTTAATTTGGCTTCTGTTGCTACTGACAGAATCAGCAAAGGGCGTTTAGATGAGATCATAGATCCATTCCTAGAGCCAAACAGTGATTCTTGGACGTTATCTACAATCCACAAGGTGGCAGAGCTGGCTTTTAGATGCTTATCATTTCAGAGGGAGATGAGACCCACAATGATGGAAGTAGCAGTGGAATTGGAACAAATCAGGCTAAGTAGATGGGTTCCTGCAGAAGAAATCACTTGTGCAGCTTCATCAGAAGTATCACCTTGCTCCTCCTCATCCAATATAAGCGAGCAACCGCTGAGCATGTCAGTCAATAATAAAGATGGACTGGAAAATAAAGGCCTATTCATGTTTCAGATGACTAACGTTGGTTGCGTGAACTTGACCGGAAAATCGAAGGATAATTCTCCAGTGTTAATCCAGGACCTATGGTTGAGTGAACAAAGCTCACCTTCATCGAGCAGTTTGCTGAATAATGCAACCCATTAA